The nucleotide sequence AAAAGTTTGCAAGCTCGACACAAAGACAAGGGGCTGTTGAGAACTGACAAACTGGACTTTCAGTTACAAAAAAGCTTGTTACAGTGGTAACAAGTGCTTTCTGGTGTAAACAAGCAAGTCTAACTGGTCTGGTTACAAAAAGCACTGCAGCTAAGATAGGCAGCTAATGCCTCAAGAGAGGCTTTTAACAGCACACAACTACCCAAGTCTTCAGATGTGGAGTCTTAGTGGAGTCCAGCAGCCCGAAGCAGCAACAGCGCAGCAGCTCGCCCCGCAGTACTTACAGTGAGGTTGTCCCTAAGCAGCTGCATGATGAGGGTACTGTCTTTGTACGACTCTTCATTCAGTGTGTCCAGCTCTGCTATCGCTTCATCAAATGCCTAAAAATATGCAAGACAGCACTGTCACACTGCTCTCTGAATTCACTTCTGCTTACACAGAGCTTACAAATTTGCCACGTGACTACTCAAATTCTGTGACGAAAGcttccagtatttttcttttccaccaaGAGAAGAAGTGTAAAGTGAGCACTAGACAACCAGTGGAAAACAGAGGTCCTCAGGGGGTTCCAGATGAAAGCCCAGAACGACTTTACTACTGTGGCAATACCAAGCACTGAAGAGGCAAACACGCTCTCCGTCACGCTGAAGAATGATTCACACAGCTTGAAGTCAGGCTTAACAACAACATAAGTAacactttcattaaaaatgaaggcCTCACTGGTCTAAATTGGCAATAAAAGACAAAGGTACCATTAAATAGATATATGTATTACACATGAGTaagtaggaaagaaaatggaagacgGGTTTTTTGATGGTGGGGTGGAAGGTCTtggatttcttttcaaaacagcacAGGACATCAGGTATGTTCCACTAGAGATTAATAAAGCTGCTCTTCCTACCACTCTCTTACACATGAAAGCCCAGGCTGCAAGTCCAAGAGCCGTGAGTAAGTGCTATTTCTTCATCTGGGTTTCAAACAGATGGAAGCGTATTAACTGAaaaagcaggaacagcagctTTGCACAACAAAACATTACTTGTTACACAGTATTACTGAAGTGCATATTAAGAACGCAAAGGTTCAGCTAATGCCATATAATTCAAGCTACTATCAGATAATGTTCATAGATGCCAAAAGCTCCATTTAGAAGGCTCTAATTATATTTTAAGGAGAAGGTTAAGACAAAAATGACTGTTTGGCAGAACCCACCACAAAAGCTCttcttggtggctggagagaGAAGCGCACACACACGCAGATACACAAGGACATTTAGGGCTATGACTGTATGCACAAAGATGGCACTTCGTGTATTTGCTAAGTGCTCAAATTCaagtaaatatttcactttAGAAGTGCTAAATTAATCCAAGTGCTTTCAAATTTCACACAAGCTCATTCTAAGAGAATTACATGGCCATAAGAAGAGGCGCTTTGTCTTGCCATTCACTCAATCAACTGCAGTAGCAAATTAACTTTATTTAAAGCCAAGCTAAGTTAACTAATTTAGCTGAAAATACACGAAGGTGATAATAGTTTAAAGATGAgagcatttttaaagaattttatatgaaaaagCATAATTATCTACAAAGTCTTACTGCAACCATGTAACTATCTTCTTAGCCTTGACAAAAATTGGTAATGCCCAGAGTCTGCTTACCGTCTTTGCCAGGTTACAGGCTTTCTCAGGAGAATTTAGTATCTCATAGTAGAAGACAGAGAAATTTAGAGCCAAACCAAGTCGAATGGGGTGTGTTGGCTGCATCTCTTTCTTGCTAATTTCAAACGCCTCCTGGTAAGCTTGCTGAGAGTTTGCTACTGTTGCTGCAAGAAGTAATTGCAATCATATTAATGCACAGGACATCACTGTACTTCACGGGGGAAGATATTATATTCTTGGTCTGGACTATTGTGCCACCAGAAatcaataaaattatatatgcaCAGACGCTTCTTTCAATGTTTTTAGACGTAAAGTCCTACCACTGGCTGACCTATTAAGGTAGAAATATCTGGTCAGATAAAGCTTTGATATACAGAAATTAAGTTCAATATTTTAAGAGACTTAAAATGGAATTTACTCAAAATAAATTCCAACCAATCTGAATGCACACAAGCTCTAAGTCAAAGTGTACTGTGATTAAACACTCACTTCCAGCCCAGCTGAAGAGTAGTAGTTCTGAGTAATAAATCCAGACAAAACCATATGGGAAAGAAGAGGTATATAAACTACCTGTTTAAACTGAAGGAACCATTTAGCAGGTAGGTCATGAACTTTATATTTCAGTTTGGGGTTTCAGAGGAAAGATGACAGTCTCTTCCTGGCTCATGGGTAACAATAAGCTCCAGAATGGTGTCAAACCAAGTTTGCAAGATACGGACGACATCAGACACTCACCAGGAATTCCGGCACAGTTCAGCGTTGCGttaacatttccatttcagGATTAATTGGCTTAGGACCCAGTAACCCAATATCCCATATTTGCATGCAGAAAGCTTGCAAATGGTGAAGACTTGCAAGCTAAACTCGTAGTTTAAACAAGAGATGATGGGAACAAAGcattttccatgagaaaaaaacacattctcCAGGAAAAGGATTTTATACTGCCAAATATGCTTGAAAATCAGTTACTGAGGTCAGGGGCTGCAAGCGGAATTCAAATGGTTTGATGAACGTCTGTGTCAATCACTTCTATTAATGTCAGTGAAGTCCTTTGCTAAAAGTGACTGGCACTGCACGCATCTTCAATACTACAGAGGAGtagcaaaaagaaagatataCTTCatgttaggggaaaaaaaccacaagtatTTTTTATACTTGATTCTGCTCGGCCCCCAGCAGAATGAGAGATTTCATCTCTACTTACTTTGCTTATTGTCCCCAGATGCCACCTCTGAGAGGTATCTGTAGTAATCgcctttcattttcaaatagaaGACCTTGCTTTCTGGCTGCGTGGCATTGACAATAAGGTACTTATCCAGGAGTTCCTGAGAAAGGAaacatcacctttttttttttccgagtCATAAAAATTATGTCTGAAACAGAGCATTCATCACAATGGTAAACACGAACTGTTAAAACATTAGCAATGACTGACGTATACTCATGTGTTAATCACTTTGCCTACTGTCATCTAAacttggaaaaaagagaaactacTTTTATCCTAATCcctggaaagcagaaaacttgCTGAGTTGAGGCTATCCACAGTTCACTCCTGCAGAACCCAATGGCCGTCAGGGCCTAAGGCTGCAaaaattttccttaaaatacaCCGATTCAAACCTATGTCCATAACCAAGCTAACGCAAACCAGCAGCCTGACATTAGCACAAGTTTGGTCACTTTTGGGGCCACAAACTTGAATTACACACAGAGCAGTGAAATTATCCACAACAAACTGACTCTATCTGCAACTCTAGCTGAAAAGCTGCAGCCCATGTGCATTCAGAGAGCAACGCAAAGGCTGAGAGTACCGATAGCAACTGCTCTTGACAGATTTTTAGCAAAATgaacagcaataaaaagaatCCCTCTTGTCTAAGCGAACAAAATAGTGAAACTGGTTTGGAGGAAGAAGTACACACCTTcttcataaaaaaacccacaacacactAAACAAGCCTCAGGACATCCGTGTTCATGAATGAAAGAATTCAAATGGTAGGATTTTTAGCAGGACTCACATTGGTGTCCCAGATTGAAACTCGTTTTCATGGTGACCCCTGGCCAGCAGCTACGGGTCTTCGACATTgccctgtttgcttttttcttattaacaaaaaaaaaaaaaaagctctttttatAACAAATTCCCCAGGGAACAAACTAGATGACTTAGGAGCTAGAATTGTACCCAAGTATGTGGCCGTGCAAAATCATTCCCCTGCTAAGGTGCTGCAGTGTCTACAGCACTAGTAAGATTCCTTAAGCCTCACTGAAAAACACTGCAGCACTAACTActgttatttttgctgttgGATTATTACCAGAACATCATTGCAGATATCCTGCAATTCAGCCTCAATTTTCTCACGATATTCTCTTCCcatctgctgtttcttctcattcctctctgttttctgttcaatGCTGGAAATGACACGCCAGGACGAGCGACGGGCACCAACCACGTTCTTGTAGGCAACGGAGAGTAGGTTCCTTTCTTCGTTGGACAGTTCGTGTCCCTGCTCAGTGACAGCCTTCATGGCAGCAGCCATGTCATCGTAACGCTCAGCCTGTTCAGCCAGTTTGGCTTTCTGTACCAATTCGCTTTTGTCCATGGCTCTCCTGTAATTAGTGGGgagtaaaaacaaagaaaaatgtctctTGATTGTCTGCACGATGGAAGTTAATGCTGAAGGGTGAAGCAGAACTCATAGTCAGTAGTAACTGGGAAATCTATCAACTCTAATAAAGTAATatgaaggatttattttaaaaattttatatgGCCTTTTGTCAGATATGTATAATTTCTATGTGTAAATGATTAATCATAACCCTGAAGATATGTAAGCATTATTcttcaaaatgcagcaaaattcaTACTGGCATTAAGCACAGCACATCTGTATGTTCCCTATGTAAATCTCTCCCCTTTCCTATACTGGCCACAGCTCAGCTTGGGAGACACTGCACATTCTAACCCAGACACCACcagttttggttggttttgggtattttgtttgtttgtttcccctcATTATTATACAACAGCAACTACTGAGCATTGAAGCACTGGACAGCTCCTGACACTGAAGACTTTTTGCACACTACAGGAGATGTTTCTGTGGGTTCAAATAAACCATACCTAGTAAAGCTGTAGTTATTGGCAACTATGGAAAGTACATTTAAAactggtggggtttttcttgtttgtttgggtttttttatacatGCATCAACATATGTATAACGGACAATTCTGCACAGCTAGTGTGGCTGCAGCCTCTGgttttcaaaaccttttaaGTAACATTGATATTCACAAAAACCAAATGGGACGTGGCCCACGTGATGGTCACTACTGCAAAACTAATTGCCTACATGGAAACAACTTGTTTATAATTTCTGATAACGCAGTTTAGTAACTGAAGCCAAGAAAAACACATCACATGACCACAAGGCCCCTGAAGAGCTTaagcaatgaaaaatgaagttagTAAGGAATGTGTCAGTGAGGCAGCTCGAGTATTGCTTACTTCTACAAGACAATGCTAAGATACAGGTAACTCAGCCATTGAGCTACCAACCTTATACTCAACCACCTATGGCCAGGTTCACAAGAGAATTTAAACAAGTTTCTTTGCCTTTATCAAAGTAAGTGGCCTTCTTGTCAGCACTGAGCAATAATGTTCCTCTCCTACTCCCTAAATCCCAGTCAGGACTCTCACTGTCCAGATGAGAAGTTTTTAGGCTGAGACCTAACAGTCTAAAAACACCTTCTAAAAGAACAATATAAagcaaacaagaacaacaaGTTTACTTCTGTTCATTAGACAAGCATCTACAGCCCTATTATAAAGCACCAACAGGCTGAAAGCGATTGCTGCAGCCTTTTCCCTGGCTTCTGCTTTAAAGACCCCAGTCTGACAGGCTCCTGATGAAGAACATTCCGCACACACGGCTCAGTTTGTATTTCAACTATCACCCACCACACTATTACCCAGGGAAACCAGGCCCCTGTACTGAATCCTCAACCAGGGCACCAAGATGCAGACCCAAATTCCCAACATGTGTATGAGCACTTCCAGAGTTTCTTACTGAAAGGATGGAATCCTAgctacagaattattttgagATTAGCATATTCCATCCCTCCAGCTGAAGATACTCCACTttagcaaaacaacaacaactcCACACCCAAGATACCGCATCAAACATTGTTATTTCACAGGAACACTCTTGAAGTAAACCCAGCAACCACATGTCCTACCTGCTATGGATCTGCCAGTCACACTCACTCCTGCTTGTGTTTGATCCCTTGTAGATCTAGCCTAACGCATCCATCCATGTAAGGCACCCAGTGAGGATTTGTAATGCTAAAACCAGCCTCCTGGAAAGAGACTTCTTGCAGACTTGTGAGTAAAGGTGAGCTGCAGTTCAGTCCCATTTCAAATACTGCGTTTAAACCAGTGGATTCTGGCACCTATTAAAAGGTGAGACACAGGCTTCAGATCGAAGCCTTCCACCAGACAGACTGACTGCAGGTAGCAGCGGGACACATTCTTGCAAGGTCTGATTAATTTGGCTCCATCTTCCCCAAGAGGCTTTTACCATGGGGATATGCTATATTATAACTGGCTCCTGCAGCGTTAAGAAAAGGATAGCTCCTGAGGATGGAAGGGAAAAATGGAGCTTatgatatgtattttttctccctACTCTGAAGTGTATCATAATATCAATGCATAACAAGCCTAAGGAAATCAGACTGTTTATCACTGAGAACCCATTCCGCTTTTCACTGTTGAGTCTATCAAACCTTGTAAACCATTCCTTTAACTCAGCACTAAATTCAGACTATGTACTTAACGCAGGAAGTAATTTGTGAGTGGCATTTCTTTGCTCACTCACTAAAATCTGAACATCAGCAAAGGACACCAAAGAA is from Caloenas nicobarica isolate bCalNic1 chromosome 15, bCalNic1.hap1, whole genome shotgun sequence and encodes:
- the YWHAB gene encoding 14-3-3 protein beta/alpha; the encoded protein is MDKSELVQKAKLAEQAERYDDMAAAMKAVTEQGHELSNEERNLLSVAYKNVVGARRSSWRVISSIEQKTERNEKKQQMGREYREKIEAELQDICNDVLELLDKYLIVNATQPESKVFYLKMKGDYYRYLSEVASGDNKQTTVANSQQAYQEAFEISKKEMQPTHPIRLGLALNFSVFYYEILNSPEKACNLAKTAFDEAIAELDTLNEESYKDSTLIMQLLRDNLTLWTSENQGDEGDAGEGEN